The following proteins are co-located in the Pochonia chlamydosporia 170 chromosome 6, whole genome shotgun sequence genome:
- a CDS encoding F-box-like domain-containing protein: MAGIRAKAQHVIRILTSSRLKKTSEPRSNSKTRSKSHSTARAHPALQIPELLDLILWHLDPRTLLTTAQRVSRTWCQVIHTSPRLTRQLFSTPSLQPSTTQCRVFCPLVEDLFPGWIRVIDTTKDTKMGMKAFNTTKATLQFRNCLPFKASASDNPYLRNGASWMEMQVAHPPITNIAINIMYCNLQHSQTNLIQKTYPTGMRLLDLYALILQWVSRGCQPRRFQVVRAVAGNIQAQHIPLASMLFTPLFRPYNGIQHYKFDGLDADLFVELQTPQPCCPSPMSEEERQFWENCGRAFLETEYYERYYHEDY; the protein is encoded by the coding sequence atggctggaATCCGAGCAAAAGCACAACATGTAATCCGAATACTCACATCTTCACGACTCAAAAAAACATCCGAACCACGATCCAACTCCAAAACCCGAAGCAAGAGCCATAGCACAGCTCGGGCTCATCCAGCCTTGCAGATCCCAGAATTGCTCGACCTCATTCTTTGGCATTTAGATCCACGCACACTCCTCACTACCGCGCAGAGAGTTTCCAGAACCTGGTGCCAAGTCATCCACACATCACCGCGCCTTACTCGACAATTATTCTCTACGCCTTCACTTCAGCCTTCAACTACACAATGTCGTGTCTTTTGCCCCTTGGTAGAGGACCTATTCCCAGGCTGGATACGGGTCATCGACACAACGAAAGACACAAAAATGGGCATGAAAGCCTTtaacaccaccaaagcaaCTCTCCAGTTCCGCAACTGCCTACCATTCAAGGCCAGCGCATCTGATAACCCATACCTCCGTAACGGCGCATCGTGGATGGAAATGCAAGTCGCCCACCCACCGATTACAaacatcgccatcaacatcatgTACTGCAACTTGCAGCACTCGCAAACAAACCTCATACAAAAAACGTACCCCACGGGCATGCGACTACTGGACCTGTATGCACTGATTCTTCAATGGGTATCTCGGGGATGTCAACCGCGCAGGTTCCAAGTCGTGCGTGCGGTGGCGGGGAACATCCAGGCCCAGCATATTCCGCTGGCTAGTATGCTGTTCACGCCGCTGTTTCGCCCGTATAATGGGATACAGCACTACAAGTTTGATGGCCTGGATGCAGATTTGTTCGTGGAGCTGCAGACGCCGCAGCCGTGTTGTCCCTCACCGATGAgcgaggaagagaggcagTTCTGGGAGAATTGCGGGCGGGCGTTTCTCGAGACGGAGTACTATGAGAGGTACTACCATGAGGATTACTAG
- a CDS encoding subtilisin-like protease Pr1B (similar to Metarhizium acridum CQMa 102 XP_007815345.1): MRSFIVLLLSAVASTTAERNTLAPLFKPQNIIPDSYIVKFKDSVSANSFDNTVASFLDKSQHVYGAGAFKGFAATLNSGAVRELRRHPDVEFIEHDAIVTINGFVEQKNAPWNLARISHRKRGSTSYVYDDSAGEGTCSYIIDTGIDPTHPQFGGRAQNVKTFVNQTTDGNGHGTHLAGIIGSVIYGVAKKTKIYGVKCLDDQGSGTISNIIAAMDFVAKDSKTRGCPKGAMANMSLGGSYSAAVNKAAASLVQSGVFVSVAAGGSNTDANSTSPASEVTVCTVGASTERDERASYSNYGAVVDIFAPGGNILSTWLKGKTNTLSGSSMSAAHITGLGAYIAALEGFPGAEKLCKRLQELATKDVLSNVPKGTPNLLAFNGNPSG; the protein is encoded by the exons ATGCGCAGCTTTATTGTGCTACTGCTCTCTGCAGTGGCATCCACCACAGCTGAGCGAAACACCCTCGCACCGTTGTTCAAACCACAGAACATTATTCCAGATAGCTACATCGTCAAGTTTAAAGACTCCGTCTCAGCAAACAGCTTCGACAACACGGTCGCTTCCTTTCTTGACAAAAGTCAACATGTTTACGGCGCCGGTGCGTTTAAAGGATTCGCAGCAACGCTGAACTCAGGTGCGGTTCGGGAGCTAAGGCGTCATCCTGAT GTGGAATTTATTGAACACGATGCCATCGTCACTATCAACGGATTCGTAGAGCAGAAAAACGCCCCGTGGAACTTGGCGCGCATTTCTCACCGCAAACGAGGCTCAACATCATACGTGTACGACGACAGCGCCGGAGAAGGAACATGCTCATACATCATCGACACCGGCATCGACCCTACACATCCT CAATTCGGCGGCCGCGCGCAAAATGTAAAAACATTCGTCAACCAAACCACCGATGGCAACGGCCACGGCACCCACCTCGCCGGCATAATAGGCAGCGTCATCTACGGTGTagccaagaagacgaaaatcTATGGCGTGAAATGTCTCGATGACCAAGGCTCAGGGACCATTTCCAACATCATCGCTGCGATGGATTTCGTCGCAAAGGACTCCAAAACACGGGGGTGTCCGAAGGGTGCGATGGCGAATATGAGTCTCGGGGGTAGTTATTCTGCTGCTGTCAATAAAGCAGCCGCTTCGCttgtgcagtctggtgtgtttgtCTCTGTTGCGGCGGGGGGTTCTAACACTGATGCGAATTCTACGTCGCCTGCTTCGGAGGTGACTGTTTGTACGGTGGGTGCTAGTACGGAGAGGGATGAACGGGCGAGTTATTCCAACTATGGGGCCGTTGTTGATATATTTGCGCCGGGGGGGAATATTTTGTCGACGTGGTTGAAGGGGAAGACG AATACGCTTTCCGgatcgtccatgtctgctgcGCATATTACCGGGCTGGGGGCGTATATTGCTGCACTGGAGGGATTTCCTGGTGCGGAAAAGCTGTGCAAGAGGTTGCAGGAACTGGCGACGAAGGATGTGTTGAGTAATGTGCCCAAGGGAACGCCTAATTTGTTGGCGTTTAATGGGAATCCGTCTGGATGA
- a CDS encoding thioredoxin-like protein (similar to Metarhizium robertsii ARSEF 23 XP_007824358.1), which translates to MAVPPKFAAHKLDLGPSAASTSAAPHSTHTFEFYVDYCCPFSSKLFLTLTNHVIPAIREKYDGDKTWKSGITFIFRQQVQPWHPSSTLMHEAAFAVLRLAPEKFWEFSSHLFSQQKSFFDVNVVNETRNATYKRLADLAGQVGVDAAQVYKLLEISDKPASDGSLNTGNQVTNDLKVVTKMNRLIGVHVTPTVVFDGVVQDTSSGWTKEQWMEWLGERVA; encoded by the coding sequence atggccgtccCGCCAAAATTCGCCGCCCACAAACTTGATCTCGGCCCCTCCGCCGCATCAACCTCCGCCGCTCCCCATTCCACACACACCTTCGAATTCTACGTCGACTACTGCTGCCCATTCTCGTCCAAGCTCTTCCTCACACTCACCAACCACGTAATCCCAGCCATTCGTGAAAAATACGACGGAGACAAAACCTGGAAATCAGGCATCACCTTCATCTTCCGCCAGCAGGTCCAGCCATGGCACCCGTCGTCCACGCTCATGCACGAAGCTGCCTTCGCGGTGCTGCGCCTCGCCCCCGAGAAATTCTGGGAATTCAGCTCCCATCTGTTCAGTCAGCAAAAGAGCTTCTTTGATGTAAATGTCGTTAATGAGACGAGAAACGCTACCTACAAGCGTTTGGCGGACCTTGCGGGTCaggttggcgttgatgcagCTCAGGTGTACAAATTGCTGGAGATATCGGACAAGCCTGCGTCTGATGGGTCGCTCAACACTGGAAATCAGGTCACGAATGATTTGAAGGTGGTTACGAAGATGAATAGGTTGATTGGGGTGCATGTCACTCCGACGGTGGTGTTTGATGGCGTTGTGCAAGACACGAGTTCGGGGTGGACGAAGGAGCAATGGATGGAATGGCTGGGCGAGAGAGTTGCTTAA
- a CDS encoding ligninase H2 precursor (similar to Metarhizium acridum CQMa 102 XP_007812389.1): MKPTLVILSAVSMAHAFAGMPDLLKNLPRGQEDVNIHKLPGDLEGQDDRKLSNTGSLIKRILEGRENPEDRTTSYTSVPGQNSAACRRDKCCIWKHIADEMRSKMVGGAGRCNNLARQAVRMGFHDAAAWSLNTGRGGGADGSLVLARECYNRKDNAGMKLGCDQMQAWYNKYRQYGISMADLIQMGANVATVVCPLGPRVRTFVGRRDSWKPAPEGLLPSAFDSADYLISLFANKTISANQLVALVGAHTTSQQFFVNGRRAGDPQDSTPGVWDTKFYGETTDPKSPRRVFKFQSDINLSKDARTRGAWAAFTGPAGQAPWNGAYAAAYVRMSLLGVYNTNDLTECTKALPLPRPVYHAPDAPALAKFVNGGAPDAATNASNGDIIVS, from the exons atgaagccaacACTCGTTATACTCTCCGCCGTCTCCATGGCACACGCCTTCGCAGGCATGCCAGACCTCTTAAAGAACCTACCCCGTGGCCAAGAGGACGTGAACATCCACAAACTACCCGGCGACCTGGAAGGCCAAGACGACCGTAAACTAAGCAACACAGGCAGCCTCATTAAGCGGATCCTCGAAGGCAGAGAAAACCCAGAAGACAGAACAACGAGCTACACTTCTGTTCCTGGCCAAAACTCCGCCGCCTGCAGACGCGACAAGTGCTGCATCTGGAAACACATTGCCGATGAGATGAGGTCCAAGATGGTGGGCGGTGCAGGACGCTGCAACAACCTCGCGCGACAGGCTGTCCGGATGGGCTTCCACGACGCGGCGGCGTGGTCTTTGAATACGGGGAGGGGAGGCGGCGCGGATGGATCGCTGGTTCTTGCGAGGGAGTGCTATAATCGGAAGGATAACGCGGGTATGAAACTTGGCTGTGACCAGATGCAGGCTTGGTATAATAAGTATAGGCAGTATGGGATTAGCATGGCGGATTTGATCCAGATGGGAG CAAATGTTGCAACGGTTGTCTGCCCCCTTGGTCCTCGGGTACGCACCTTTGTCGGCCGCAGAGATAGTTGGAAACCAGCACCAGAGGGCCTTCTCCCCTCGGCGTTCGACTCTGCAGATTATCTAATTTCTTTGTTCGCCAACAAGACCATCAGTGCGAACCAGCTTGTTGCCCTGGTGGGTGCTCACACCACCAGTCAGCAGTTTTTTGTGAATGGCCGACGCGCCGGCGACCCTCAGGACAGCACGCCTGGTGTGTGGGACACGAAATTCTATGGCGAAACGACCGACCCGAAGTCGCCGAGGCGTGTGTTCAAGTTTCAAAGTGATATTAATTTATCCAAGGATGCGAGGACGAGGGGTGCGTGGGCGGCGTTTACGGGGCCAGCCGGTCAGGCCCCCTGGAATGGG GCTTATGCTGCGGCGTACGTACGGATGAGTTTGCTGGGCGTATATAATACGAATGACTTGACGGAATGTACAAAGGCGCTTCCGCTGCCGAGACCGGTGTATCATGCGCCTGATGCGCCGGCCTTGGCGAAGTTTGTGAATGGCGGGGCGCCAGATGCTGCTACGAATGCGTCAAATGGTGATATTATAGTATCATGA
- a CDS encoding cytochrome p450 oxidoreductase (similar to Colletotrichum gloeosporioides Nara gc5 XP_007279859.1) has translation MTPSLLGQVSLVALVAFLGLLLCQRLLKRKAGYRLPPGPKPLPIVGNILDLPPKGEPEFLHWFKHKDTYGPISSITVMGLNLIIFHDKEAAHAVMGKKAQKTSARPQLNFATLCGFENFLITHQYNNTYRKHRKMVHQEIGTKSLSAGFQGTQEKEALHFTLQTLHDPDNILKHLKRLAAAVVLRITYGYSVERNGPDPLVDVIEHAMENLSRAFVPLSWAVDAVPAIKYLPDWFPGTSYRKTAQEWKGINEAAAQLPYEFVKRQMSHKAHRPSYVSNLLEKNMIKTGNETSMTLDDEEAIKWTAVSLYAAGSDSTVAIITSVICALVIFPEVQERAQEEIDRVVGNDRLPTFDDRQNLPYIDGIVKEAWRWNPVGPMGLTHKSEEDIVYGEYIIPEGSYLLPSLWWFLHDPKDYSDPHTFKPERYMAPLNEPDPGDLAFGYGRRSCAGRFFADASVYITVVQLLAVFRIRKDRDANGNEIPVKLEAIPGMVNRPKEFEFKVEPRSPRHVELLRRIEGEQEPEFSDAGLLSTKAG, from the exons ATGACTCCCAGTTTGCTCGGCCAGGTTAGCCTCGTGGCTTTGGTCGCGTTTCTCGGTCTACTACTATGTCAACGACTATTGAAGCGAAAGGCAGGCTATCGCCTTCCTCCTGGGCCGAAACCTCTGCCTATTGTCGGCAATATCCTTGATCTCCCGCCGAAAGGAGAGCCAGAGTTCTTACATTGGTTCAAGCACAAGGACACTTATGGCCCAATTAGTTCCATCACTGTAATGGGCCTAaatctcatcatctttcaTGACAAAGAGGCCGCACATGCGGTAATGGGGAAAAAAGCCCAGAAGACATCTGCAAGACCGCAGCTCAATTTTGCTACGCTATGTGGTTTCGAAAACTTCCTGATAACCCATCAGTATAACAATACATATCGCAAGCATCGAAAAATGGTCCATCAGGAGATTGGTACTAAGTCACTGTCCGCCGGTTTCCAAGGCACTCAGGAAAAGGAAGCTCTGCACTTCACCCTACAGACGTTACATGATCCCGACAACATACTGAAACATTTAAAACG TCTGGCGGCCGCTGTTGTATTGAGAATTACGTATGGATATTCGGTGGAGAGGAATGGGCCAGATCCGCTCGTTGATGTAATTGAGCACGCAATGGAGAATCTGTCCCGTGCGTTTGTACCACTTTCTTGGGCGGTCGACGCTGTCCCTGCCATCAAGTATCTTCCTGACTGGTTCCCTGGCACGTCGTACAGGAAGACGGCCCAAGAATGGAAAGGAATCAACGAGGCCGCCGCACAGCTACCCTACGAATTCGTCAAGCGGCAGATGTCACACAAGGCCCACCGGCCGTCGTACGTTTCCAACCTGCTGGAGAAAAACATGATTAAGACCGGTAATGAAACCAGCATGACActggatgacgaagaagctATCAAATGGACTGCTGTCAGTCTCTACGCCGCAGGCTCGGATAGTACAGTCGCCATCATAACAAGTGTCATCTGTGCCTTGGTCATCTTTCCAGAAGTGCAGGAACGGGCACAGGAAGAAATTGATCGTGTGGTTGGAAATGATCGGCTCCCTACTTTCGACGACAGACAGAATCTACCTTATATTGACGGCATCGTGAAAGAAGCTTGGCGATGGAACCCCGTGGGACCGATGGGGTTGACACACAAATCCGAAGAAGACATTGTTTATGGGGAGTACATAATTCCCGAGGGCTCTTACTTACTTCCCTCTCTCTGGTGGTTCTTGCATGATCCAAAAGATTACTCGGATCCACACACTTTTAAACCCGAGAGGTATATGGCGCCACTGAACGAGCCTGATCCTGGTGATCTCGCATTTGGCTACGGGCGACGATCTTGTGCCGGCCGTTTTTTCGCAGACGCAAGTGTTTACATTACCGTTGTGCAATTGCTTGCCGTTTTTCGGATTCGAAAGGACAGGGATGCAAACGGAAACGAGATTCCCGTAAAGCTGGAAGCTATTCCAGGAATGGTCAATCGTCCCAAGGAGTTTGAGTTCAAGGTCGAGCCACGGAGTCCGCGTCATGTCGAGCTTCTGCGTCGCATTGAGGGAGAGCAGGAGCCAGAATTCAGCGACGCAGGTCTTCTGAGTACCAAGGCCGGGTAA
- a CDS encoding phytanoyl-CoA dioxygenase family protein (similar to Metarhizium robertsii ARSEF 23 XP_007824536.1) produces the protein MEGAKAHLREHGWVKIPSILAKDEAAHALGRLWEAKKTSEASGEETFQPILDPNPSNVRVFYLPELDEYFRDMLTHPTAIELTKSLLGEKFLVSNFSANIARPGSESMALHSDQSIVLPEPWLDVWAVNVIWCLTKVTKENGATLYIPGSNKWTRWQDVPENAPELLVPFEADAGDIIVLDGRLWHTSGSNTTKNEDRAILFAYYSAPYMRPLVNWTAKLPSKLQETLSPELKELFGLGHIGYVVKGDLTYMAAKYPGKFNGGPAST, from the coding sequence ATGGAAGGAGCCAAGGCTCATCTTCGAGAGCACGGATGGGTGAAGattccatccatccttgCCAAAGACGAGGCAGCTCACGCGCTTGGGCGGCTATGGGAAGCAAAGAAAACATCAGAGGCCAGCGGCGAGGAAACATTCCAACCCATTTTGGACCCTAATCCTTCTAATGTGCGGGTGTTTTATCTTCCAGAGCTCGATGAGTACTTCCGCGACATGCTTACGCATCCCACCGCCATAGAGTTGACAAAGTCCCTACTCGGCGAAAAGTTTCTCGTCAGTAATTTCTCGGCCAACATCGCTCGCCCCGGATCAGAGAGCATGGCACTGCATTCAGACCAGAGCATTGTCCTTCCCGAGCCCTGGCTGGATGTCTGGGCTGTCAACGTGATCTGGTGTTTGACAAAAGTCACGAAAGAAAACGGCGCAACATTATACATTCCCGGGTCTAACAAGTGGACTCGGTGGCAGGATGTTCCCGAAAACGCACCAGAACTTCTGGTACCATTTGAAGCAGATGCTGGTGATATAATTGTCCTAGATGGCCGCCTTTGGCACACATCAGGCAGCAACACGACAAAGAATGAGGACCGTGCTATTCTTTTTGCTTATTACTCCGCCCCTTATATGCGTCCACTGGTCAACTGGACTGCCAAATTGCCCAGCAAATTGCAGGAGACCCTCAGCCCGGAACTGAAGGAGTTGTTTGGCCTGGGGCATATTGGCTATGTTGTCAAAGGCGACTTAACATACATGGCCGCAAAGTACCCTGGAAAGTTCAATGGAGGTCCTGCGAGCACTTGA
- a CDS encoding phytanoyl-CoA dioxygenase (similar to Metarhizium robertsii ARSEF 23 XP_007824537.1): MDQPPELFPTNYKPSVRIAELLASAPIEEILSVIDRDGGVIINGLVSSEELESIEKEIERYTKADRSEDEGFFKDLVPQETILIGGLVGKSDTMARICEHPVLEELRTHILTDVGTRRVEKYDLPYHIDPLLSVSLSFRIQYGAPRQRLHRDDGTHLIEHESKPYKLNNAAQFGCLIAGVETTQENGATMFIPGSHRWDDKREPRLDEVTFAEMKPGAALIFLASCWHGAGHNSVPGFTRVLHGLFFCRGTFRTQENQFLAIPRSKALSMSPKMLNLLGYKQPGAALGMVENADPMSDLEHFLKEANL, encoded by the exons ATGGACCAGCCCCCGGAACTGTTCCCGACCAATTATAAGCCCTCTGTCCGCATTGCAGAGCTATTGGCCAGCGCACCGATAGAAGAGATCCTCTCCGTAATCGACCGTGACGGCGGCGTTATCATCAATGGCCTTGTTAGTTCCGAAGAGCTAGAGTCCATtgagaaggagattgagaggTACACCAAGGCAGACCGGTCCGAAGATGAAGGTTTCTTTAAGGACTTAGTTCCACAGGAAACAATCCTAATCGGCGGTCTAGTAGGCAAATCTGATACAATGGCGAGAATTTGCGAGCATCCGGTTCTCGAAGAACTACGGACACACATCTTGACCGACGTGGGTACTAGAAGGGTTGAAAAGTACGATCTTCCGTATCACATCGACCCATTGCTCTCTGTGAGTTTAAGCTTTCGCATCCAATACGGGGCGCCACGACAGCGTCTTCACAGAGATGACGGAACACACCTTATTGAGCATGAGAGCAAGCCGTACAAGCTCAACAATGCGGCTCAATTTGGGTGCTTAATTGCAGGTGTCGAGACAACGCAGGAAAATGGTGCTACCATGTTTATTCCTGGCAGTCATCGTTGGGATGATAAAAGAGAGCCGCGGTTAGACGAGGTGACTTTTGCTG AGATGAAACCAGGCGCGGCACTCATTTTCCTTGCGTCTTGCTGGCATGGCGCCGGCCACAACAGCGTTCCGGGGTTTACTCGCGTGCTTCACGGTTTATTCTTCTGTCGTGGCACTTTCCGCACACAGGAGAACCAATTCTTGGCTATCCCACGCAGCAAAGCACTGTCGATGAGTCCCAAGATGCTCAATCTCCTCGGTTACAAACAACCTGGCGCAGCGCTTGGAATGGTGGAAAATGCAGATCCCATGTCGGACCTGGAGCATTtcctcaaagaagccaaTCTGTAG
- a CDS encoding C6 finger transcription factor (similar to Metarhizium robertsii ARSEF 23 XP_007824538.2) gives MTWVFLAAHATGATGRNFGADGRTIMMAVCVAREPVFSASVRRANVIQPLATPETEQTNKDALEHFGVSPSSLLDIPSDMVLAQDSSSLESEIGQPLEDRYWQSGMELGAIQTSHSGQTFSQEPRSHSVERSEQEQRSELHDASHASYLLSPFTSTLLPRYSEAPSKCVGRRLSFTRNITPENSRSQSQDDATAHILSFNQQEASAFVTGSDDTGTDLAYAQALSSRRQSIASNIHGSCNTSQQTKQPVLESAKTSWIRKLSDINVELHQHMLSIPPIGARQSAWTSNDPNSIQPKKELAVDCTFKLANKYTEILNEIVSRFKSCQAYTRPTMDSLVLDQPSQLLVLSSYLCLVELFDKALQHIKTWTEVRLKMGLSASDHFPIHLPGLAIGSFKLPTSSSTQPLILTCMIEATIRHMHSLVGDMMTPSNTESWKERNPNSATAEQDTSGRGELSSVAKVTLQAIRAKEDSTTELVQQTWKLALRCDVP, from the exons ATGACCTGGGTCTTTCTCGCCGCGCATGCGACCGGTGCCACGGGCAGAAACTTCGGTGCAGACGGGAGAACAATAATGATGGCTGTGTGCGTTGCGCGAGAGCCGGTGTTCAGT GCGTCTGTACGCCGAGCCAACGTCATACAACCCTTAG CAACCCCAGAAACTgagcaaacaaacaaagatGCTCTCGAGCACTTTGGTGTTTCTCCTTCAAGCTTACTTGATATTCCGTCTGACATGGTCCTGGCCCAGGATTCTTCATCCCTAGAGTCAGAAATTGGTCAGCCCTTGGAAGACCGTTATTGGCAGTCAGGAATGGAACTTGGCGCCATTCAGACTAGCCACTCTGGCCAAACGTTTTCCCAGGAGCCTCGGAGTCATAGTGTTGAGCGCTCTGAGCAAGAACAACGAAGTGAGCTTCACGATGCGTCACATGCCTCCTACTTGTTGTCGCCTTTCACATCTACTTTGTTGCCCCGCTACTCAGAAGCTCCTTCAAAGTGCGTCGGACGCCGGCTATCATTTACGAGGAATATAACGCCGGAGAATTCACGCAGTCAATCTCAGGATGACGCTACAGCTCATATCTTGAGCTTCAATCAACAAGAGGCATCTGCTTTCGTCACTGGCAGTGACGATACTGGCACTGATCTGGCTTATGCGCAAGCATTGTCCAGCCGGCGGCAGtctattgctagcaataTTCACGGCTCATGCAATACATCGCAGCAAACTAAACAGCCGGTTCTTGAATCTGCGAAGACGTCATGGATCCGAAAACTGTCGGATATCAATGTGGAGCTTCATCAACATATGCTGTCGATTCCTCCCATTGGAGCAAGGCAAAGCGCGTGGACAAGTAACGACCCAAATTCCATCCAGCCCAAGAAGGAACTCGCAGTAGACTGCACGTTTAAACTCGCCAACAAATACACGGAAATTTTGAATGAAATAGTTTCTCGATTCAAGTCGTGCCAGGCCTATACCAGGCCAACAATGGACTCTCTGGTGTTAGACCAACCTTCACAGCTTCTTGTGTTATCCAGCTACCTGTGTCTTGTCGAGTTGTTCGACAAGGCCTTGCAGCACATCAAAACATGGACCGAGGTTCGGTTGAAAATGGGTCTGTCTGCTTCCGATCATTTTCCAATTCATCTACCAGGTTTAGCGATCGGTTCCTTCAAATTACCCACATCCTCGTCGACACAGCCGCTCATTCTAACGTGCATGATTGAGGCGACGATACGGCACATGCACAGTTTAGTTGGCGATATGATGACACCTTCAAATACTGAGAGctggaaagaaagaaatccTAATTCAGCTACTGCTGAGCAAGACACCAGTGGCAGGGGTGAACTCAGCAGCGTGGCTAAAGTAACGCTACAAGCAATAAGAGCCAAGGAAGATTCTACAACAGAGCTCGTCCAACAAACCTGGAAACTTGCTCTCCGATGTGATGTCCCTTGA